Proteins encoded together in one Aminipila butyrica window:
- a CDS encoding PIN/TRAM domain-containing protein: MIKKLLRSIFSVIGALVGYGVFLLAEFLYALTGTNLESILTETQLAGAALCSTVIFGIIFFRMTPSLGKHSVKVAKGIESDLQGVSTNDILSGTFGLIVGLIIAFLVSQIYATIQFFYMGTILTVITYLIMGYLGVIIATKRFKDITGALAVIAKGRGGQSQKSKNKLAEASPKILDTSVIIDGRISDIMKTGFIEGNIVIPEFVLLELQHIADSSDGLKRNRGRRGLDILHKIQEDYGIEIYNTTAEKSLDEIPEVDVKLLKLAQIMNGKVVTNDFNLNKVAGIKGVKVLNINELANTLKPVVLPGEDMKLFLVKEGKESNQAVAYLDDGTMIVVEEGRRYIGQNISVTVTSVLQTSAGRMIFAKPKR, translated from the coding sequence TTGATCAAGAAATTATTGAGGAGTATATTTTCTGTAATAGGCGCTTTAGTAGGCTATGGCGTGTTCTTATTAGCTGAGTTTTTATATGCCTTAACGGGGACGAATTTGGAGAGTATTCTCACAGAAACACAGCTGGCGGGAGCCGCACTATGTTCTACTGTTATTTTTGGAATTATATTTTTTAGAATGACGCCTAGCTTAGGCAAGCACAGCGTCAAGGTGGCCAAGGGAATCGAATCGGATCTGCAGGGGGTGTCAACCAATGACATCCTGTCAGGAACTTTTGGATTAATCGTAGGTCTGATTATCGCTTTTTTGGTGAGTCAGATTTATGCCACCATTCAATTTTTTTACATGGGGACGATCCTCACCGTTATCACTTATTTAATTATGGGTTATCTGGGCGTTATTATCGCCACCAAGCGGTTTAAAGACATTACGGGAGCCCTTGCGGTGATAGCTAAAGGACGTGGGGGTCAGTCACAAAAGTCAAAAAACAAGCTGGCGGAGGCGTCCCCCAAGATTTTAGATACCAGTGTCATCATCGATGGGCGCATATCGGACATCATGAAGACGGGCTTTATCGAAGGAAATATCGTCATTCCGGAATTTGTACTTCTGGAACTCCAGCACATTGCTGATTCCTCTGATGGCTTGAAGCGAAACCGAGGCCGCAGAGGACTGGATATTCTCCATAAGATTCAGGAAGACTATGGTATTGAGATTTATAACACCACGGCGGAAAAGTCCTTGGACGAAATTCCAGAGGTGGATGTAAAGCTGTTGAAGCTGGCACAGATTATGAATGGAAAAGTAGTGACCAACGACTTTAACCTGAATAAGGTAGCGGGCATCAAGGGTGTAAAAGTGCTGAATATTAATGAGCTGGCTAACACCTTAAAGCCGGTGGTGCTGCCAGGAGAAGATATGAAGCTCTTTCTGGTCAAGGAAGGCAAGGAGAGCAATCAAGCGGTGGCCTATTTGGACGACGGCACCATGATCGTGGTAGAGGAAGGCAGACGGTATATCGGCCAGAACATCTCGGTAACGGTGACCAGTGTCCTGCAAACTTCCGCAGGCCGCATGATATTTGCAAAACCAAAGAGATAG
- the cysS gene encoding cysteine--tRNA ligase: MKIYNTLTRKKEEFVPIDKDEIKIYVCGPTVYNYFHIGNARPFVVFDTLRRYLEYRGEKVKFVQNFTDVDDKIINKAREEGVSASQVSEKYIEEYYKDAAALNVKKATVHPKVTETMEDIISFVDDLIQKGYAYETEGDVYYSTRRFPDYGKLSKQNIEDLESGARIEVGEKKQDPLDFALWKARKTEDEIAWESPWGMGRPGWHIECSAMSKKFLGETIDIHAGGQDLAFPHHENEIAQSEAHNGHPFANYWMHNGYITIDNEKMSKSKGNFFTVRDILANYSGEVMRFFLLSGHYRSPINFSDTLMEQAKNGLARMENAKANLKYLAEHGSETTTQAEQEAAANFDRYRQDFIRAMEDDLNTADAITAVFELITHINTAVKDGASKEFALEAGKVLSELTGVLGLLQQEDDDSIDPEVQALVEERQAARKAKDFARSDEIRDLLKARGIILKDTPQGVQIIKE, from the coding sequence ATGAAAATATATAATACCCTGACCAGGAAGAAAGAAGAGTTTGTTCCTATTGATAAAGATGAAATCAAGATTTACGTCTGCGGACCTACGGTATACAACTATTTCCACATAGGAAATGCCCGGCCTTTCGTCGTCTTTGACACCTTGAGACGGTATTTGGAATATCGCGGTGAAAAGGTGAAGTTTGTTCAGAACTTCACGGATGTAGATGATAAAATTATTAATAAAGCTCGGGAAGAAGGCGTCAGCGCCAGCCAGGTCAGTGAGAAATACATTGAAGAATATTACAAGGATGCAGCAGCCTTAAACGTAAAGAAGGCCACCGTGCATCCTAAGGTTACGGAGACCATGGAGGACATTATCTCTTTTGTAGATGACTTGATTCAAAAAGGTTATGCCTACGAGACAGAAGGAGATGTGTACTACAGCACCAGAAGGTTTCCAGATTACGGTAAGCTGTCCAAACAGAATATTGAGGATTTAGAATCGGGAGCACGAATTGAAGTTGGTGAGAAGAAGCAAGATCCGTTGGACTTCGCTCTGTGGAAGGCCAGAAAAACAGAGGATGAAATCGCTTGGGAATCTCCGTGGGGCATGGGTCGGCCTGGCTGGCATATCGAATGCTCCGCTATGTCAAAAAAATTCCTGGGAGAGACTATCGATATTCATGCAGGCGGACAGGATTTGGCTTTCCCCCATCATGAGAATGAAATCGCTCAGTCGGAAGCTCACAATGGACACCCTTTTGCGAATTACTGGATGCATAACGGTTATATTACCATTGACAACGAAAAGATGTCCAAGTCTAAGGGAAACTTTTTCACCGTCCGAGATATTTTGGCTAATTACAGCGGTGAAGTCATGCGATTTTTCCTGCTGTCCGGCCACTATAGAAGTCCCATTAACTTTAGCGATACGCTGATGGAACAGGCAAAAAACGGTTTGGCCAGAATGGAAAATGCCAAAGCGAACTTAAAATATCTGGCGGAGCACGGCAGTGAAACGACAACCCAGGCGGAACAAGAAGCGGCAGCAAACTTTGACCGTTATCGGCAGGACTTTATCCGGGCTATGGAAGATGATTTAAATACCGCAGATGCCATCACCGCTGTGTTTGAGTTAATTACTCATATTAATACCGCTGTAAAGGACGGTGCTTCTAAAGAGTTTGCCCTTGAGGCGGGGAAGGTCTTGTCGGAGCTGACTGGCGTTCTGGGCCTGCTTCAGCAAGAAGATGACGACAGCATCGACCCGGAGGTTCAGGCACTGGTAGAGGAACGACAGGCGGCTAGAAAGGCCAAAGATTTCGCCCGGTCCGATGAGATTCGTGATTTGCTGAAGGCCCGGGGTATTATCTTGAAGGACACGCCACAGGGCGTCCAGATTATAAAGGAATAG
- a CDS encoding NUDIX domain-containing protein yields MWAGGVRVVIFDQDRRMLMVRQRHENRDIWMLPGGAIEDGEDSRQAAVREVKEETGLDVAIEKLIWHVEEVSEARGQRFVNFFLAKNCGGSLALGYDPELLGQEQVMKEVRYISREELRTLENIYPDSLREEIWEFMDYFFGLEKFEGQLEKEVLSVLKKRDRTYDSFKLR; encoded by the coding sequence ATGTGGGCTGGTGGAGTGCGCGTGGTCATATTTGACCAGGATAGGCGGATGCTGATGGTAAGGCAGCGCCACGAGAACAGGGACATTTGGATGCTGCCGGGAGGAGCCATCGAGGATGGGGAAGATTCTCGGCAGGCCGCTGTCCGAGAGGTGAAGGAAGAGACCGGACTAGACGTGGCTATTGAGAAATTGATTTGGCACGTAGAAGAGGTTTCCGAGGCCCGGGGTCAGCGGTTTGTGAACTTTTTTCTAGCCAAGAACTGCGGCGGTTCTTTGGCGCTGGGATACGATCCAGAGCTGTTAGGACAAGAACAGGTCATGAAAGAAGTTCGGTATATTTCCCGAGAAGAGTTGAGGACCTTAGAGAACATCTATCCGGATTCTCTGCGGGAAGAAATTTGGGAGTTTATGGACTATTTCTTTGGCCTAGAGAAGTTTGAAGGTCAATTGGAAAAAGAGGTACTGTCGGTTTTAAAAAAACGGGACCGTACATATGATAGCTTTAAGCTGCGATAG
- a CDS encoding M23 family metallopeptidase: MNEKVKQAMNAMKDKCTLEKAREMTKNFSRKQKIIAGGAVGVIAIAAILSFSPLSDLGTATHLGKTAAIQQNTLNKEKAANDIQWLVRIGDKTVLAVNTEEDAKAVFEGLKTYYLNGSTDPNATVVFDKEIGWDPYDAEAVGGDPAWVMSVPDAIAYIIKGTTTPKTYVVQGGDTVWDIAVKSSISVEDLEKMNPGITSSSLQIGSTVNLYDAKPFVAITTTETLVGAESIPYETVYEDSNTLYRGQSKVKTAGVSGSKNVTSQVIKQNGVIVASNVLSEQVTTEPQNQVSLKGTAAVPALTASSGKASSGILWSPMSHMEVSSTYGASRGSRRHEGIDLRNPAGTPFGAAADGVVIYAGYSGSYGNIVKVDHGGGLQTYYAHCNSMSVTAGQKVTKGQTLGTVGSTGNATGNVLHFEVRINGVSQNPLNYL, from the coding sequence ATGAATGAAAAAGTAAAACAAGCGATGAATGCTATGAAAGATAAGTGTACTTTAGAGAAGGCTAGGGAGATGACAAAAAACTTTTCCCGAAAGCAAAAGATTATTGCCGGCGGAGCCGTAGGCGTTATAGCTATTGCCGCTATTCTTTCCTTTAGTCCCCTGTCTGATTTGGGCACGGCCACTCACTTGGGAAAGACGGCAGCTATCCAGCAGAATACGCTCAATAAGGAAAAGGCAGCCAACGACATCCAGTGGCTCGTGAGAATCGGCGATAAGACGGTTCTGGCAGTAAACACCGAAGAGGATGCAAAAGCAGTATTTGAAGGACTAAAGACGTACTATCTAAATGGTTCTACCGATCCTAACGCGACGGTAGTCTTTGACAAGGAAATCGGTTGGGATCCTTACGATGCGGAAGCGGTAGGAGGAGATCCGGCTTGGGTTATGAGCGTACCAGACGCCATCGCTTATATTATAAAAGGAACGACTACCCCGAAGACCTATGTGGTTCAGGGCGGCGACACCGTATGGGATATCGCCGTGAAGAGCAGCATATCCGTGGAGGATTTGGAAAAAATGAATCCGGGGATTACTTCTTCTAGTTTACAGATTGGTTCCACTGTTAATTTATACGACGCAAAACCTTTCGTTGCCATCACCACTACAGAAACTTTGGTGGGAGCGGAAAGCATTCCATATGAGACGGTTTACGAAGACAGCAACACGCTTTACAGGGGTCAGTCCAAGGTAAAGACAGCTGGAGTGTCAGGAAGCAAGAACGTAACCTCCCAGGTAATCAAACAGAATGGTGTAATCGTCGCTTCCAATGTGCTTAGCGAGCAGGTTACCACAGAACCTCAGAATCAGGTGTCTTTGAAAGGGACCGCTGCGGTTCCGGCTTTAACGGCCAGCTCCGGCAAGGCCAGCAGTGGCATACTGTGGTCTCCGATGTCCCACATGGAGGTTTCCTCCACTTATGGTGCCAGCCGAGGCAGCAGACGTCATGAGGGGATTGATTTGAGAAATCCAGCAGGCACACCGTTTGGTGCGGCAGCTGATGGCGTAGTTATCTATGCTGGATATTCCGGTTCTTATGGCAATATCGTCAAGGTAGACCATGGCGGCGGCCTCCAGACCTATTACGCACATTGTAACAGCATGTCCGTAACTGCAGGTCAGAAGGTAACTAAGGGTCAGACCTTGGGCACGGTGGGCAGCACGGGAAATGCTACCGGCAATGTTCTTCACTTTGAGGTACGTATCAACGGCGTATCCCAAAATCCGCTAAATTATTTATAA
- a CDS encoding calcium-translocating P-type ATPase, PMCA-type — protein MNLAKLQEETPRHQMPSGLTEDEVKFSREKHGRNCITQKKRQGFWRSFIASFGDPVIKILLAALAVNVLFIAQHANWFESVGIALAILLATLVSTLSEYGSESAFEKLQEEASKIQCRVQRASGLQEIPVDEIVVGDLILLQAGDRVPADGRMSQGQLEVDQSALNGESKEAKKRPVPLGIHDPVENSFLNPALVFSGTVVCAGEGIMEVTHVGDHTFYGHIGTEIQEETRESPLRHRLNGLAADIGKFGYIAATISVLAYLFNSIVIDNGFDLARINDMLSSWHFMLPLLIQACTLGVTVVVMAVPEGLPMMITVVLSANMRRMLKDHVLVRKLIGIETAGSLNILFSDKTGTLTSGKLEVVQFADGTGRLRSREQLTRQSTALCGILKDSIQYNCAAALEKQRAIGGNATDRAVMEFAGQLSGGHDHLEKFTLLPFSSQDKMMITAVSKGWNAILVKGAPEKILPHCTHYYDETGEACVFTSRFAVERMLKDFTEKAMRVIVIAVAPPKTHTPAQLKDLTLVGLLAIRDDIRPQTLSGVAQVQRAGVQTVMITGDSAATATAIAKELGLIQSPAHLVITSDQLKTMSDEKLTEILPDIRVIARALPSDKSRLVRVAQGRGFVVGMTGDGVNDAPALKLADIGFSMGSGTEVAKEASDIVIMDNRFDSIAKAICYGRTIFKSIRKFIIYQMSTCFCAVGVTIIGPLINVDFPITVIQMLWINMVMDTLSGLAFSGEKARQEYMDEAPKSRSEAIINPYMKNQIAVSSIYAIILCLAFLKSSYFSMMDSQSHLYSLTAFFALFMFCTIFRSFNARTHNFNIFSGICSNLSFLWIMGLITLAQMVILYYGGSIFRTIPLSLKDLITVVLLAFTVIPVDLLRKYCIRHSKYPQST, from the coding sequence ATGAACTTAGCAAAATTACAGGAGGAAACGCCACGCCATCAAATGCCCTCAGGGCTTACAGAAGATGAAGTGAAATTTTCTCGTGAAAAGCACGGCAGGAATTGTATTACCCAAAAAAAGCGGCAAGGATTTTGGCGTAGCTTCATAGCCAGTTTTGGTGATCCCGTGATTAAAATTCTTCTAGCCGCTCTCGCCGTCAATGTTCTCTTTATTGCCCAGCATGCAAATTGGTTTGAATCCGTCGGCATTGCTTTAGCCATATTGCTTGCCACCCTGGTCTCCACACTTTCGGAATACGGAAGTGAATCTGCTTTTGAAAAGCTCCAAGAGGAAGCCAGCAAGATTCAATGCCGCGTTCAGCGTGCGTCAGGATTGCAAGAAATACCTGTAGATGAAATTGTTGTAGGTGACTTGATACTGCTTCAGGCTGGAGACCGCGTGCCCGCAGATGGGCGCATGTCGCAGGGCCAGCTGGAAGTTGACCAATCCGCCCTCAACGGGGAAAGCAAAGAAGCAAAGAAGCGTCCGGTTCCACTAGGTATCCACGATCCGGTGGAGAACAGCTTTTTAAACCCTGCTTTGGTTTTTTCTGGTACAGTAGTATGTGCCGGTGAAGGGATTATGGAAGTCACTCATGTAGGTGATCACACCTTTTATGGCCACATCGGTACTGAAATTCAGGAAGAAACCCGAGAAAGCCCTCTTCGTCACCGCCTAAACGGGCTGGCTGCCGATATTGGCAAATTTGGTTATATTGCTGCTACCATTTCTGTTCTGGCCTACTTATTTAACAGCATCGTTATCGATAACGGTTTTGACTTGGCTAGAATCAATGACATGCTCTCTTCTTGGCACTTCATGCTGCCCCTGTTGATTCAGGCCTGCACGCTGGGGGTAACCGTGGTGGTCATGGCGGTACCAGAGGGTCTGCCGATGATGATTACAGTAGTTTTGTCAGCTAACATGCGGCGCATGCTCAAAGATCACGTTTTAGTACGGAAACTAATCGGCATTGAAACCGCAGGCAGCCTAAACATCCTCTTTTCTGACAAGACCGGAACCCTCACCAGCGGCAAGCTGGAGGTTGTGCAATTTGCAGACGGAACAGGCCGGCTGCGGAGTCGAGAACAGCTGACACGACAGTCCACAGCCCTATGCGGCATCTTAAAAGACTCTATTCAATACAACTGTGCCGCTGCCTTGGAAAAACAACGAGCCATCGGCGGTAATGCAACAGACCGAGCAGTAATGGAATTTGCCGGGCAGCTTTCAGGGGGGCACGATCATCTGGAGAAGTTTACCTTGTTGCCTTTTTCCAGTCAAGATAAAATGATGATAACAGCTGTTTCGAAAGGCTGGAACGCAATTCTAGTAAAAGGAGCGCCAGAAAAAATATTGCCTCATTGCACCCATTACTACGATGAAACAGGTGAAGCGTGCGTCTTTACCAGCCGCTTTGCCGTGGAACGCATGCTGAAAGACTTCACAGAAAAAGCCATGCGGGTCATCGTCATCGCTGTAGCACCTCCGAAAACCCATACACCAGCTCAGCTGAAAGACTTAACGCTGGTGGGCTTGCTTGCCATTCGTGACGACATTCGCCCTCAGACCCTGAGCGGCGTTGCTCAAGTCCAGCGTGCAGGTGTGCAGACGGTTATGATTACCGGAGACTCTGCGGCCACCGCTACCGCTATCGCCAAGGAGCTAGGTCTGATTCAAAGTCCTGCCCATTTAGTCATCACCTCTGACCAGCTAAAAACCATGTCGGACGAAAAGCTGACAGAAATCCTGCCAGACATTCGCGTCATCGCCCGAGCACTGCCCTCTGATAAGAGCCGCCTGGTGCGAGTTGCCCAAGGCCGGGGATTTGTAGTAGGCATGACCGGTGATGGAGTCAACGATGCCCCTGCCCTAAAACTAGCCGATATTGGCTTTTCCATGGGCAGCGGAACAGAGGTAGCAAAAGAAGCCAGCGACATAGTCATCATGGACAACCGCTTTGATTCCATTGCCAAAGCCATCTGCTACGGCCGAACCATTTTTAAGAGTATCAGAAAGTTCATCATCTATCAGATGAGCACCTGTTTCTGTGCCGTGGGGGTAACCATCATCGGCCCTCTTATCAATGTAGACTTTCCCATCACCGTCATACAAATGCTTTGGATTAACATGGTGATGGATACCCTGTCTGGATTAGCTTTCAGCGGTGAAAAAGCCAGACAAGAATACATGGATGAGGCTCCTAAAAGCCGCAGCGAGGCTATTATCAATCCGTACATGAAAAACCAGATTGCCGTCAGCAGCATATACGCCATCATCTTGTGCCTGGCTTTCCTCAAAAGCTCTTACTTCAGCATGATGGACTCCCAGAGCCACTTATATAGTCTAACTGCTTTTTTTGCTCTGTTTATGTTCTGCACTATTTTCAGAAGTTTTAACGCCAGGACTCATAATTTTAATATTTTTTCTGGAATTTGTTCTAATTTATCTTTTCTCTGGATTATGGGGCTAATTACCTTGGCACAAATGGTTATTCTGTATTATGGCGGGTCCATTTTCCGTACCATCCCCCTCAGCCTTAAGGATTTAATTACTGTTGTATTGCTGGCTTTTACTGTCATTCCAGTAGACTTACTGCGTAAATACTGCATCCGTCACAGCAAATATCCCCAGAGCACCTAG
- the ispF gene encoding 2-C-methyl-D-erythritol 2,4-cyclodiphosphate synthase, whose translation MPMETRAGIGYDVHRLEKDRRLILGGVEVPYELGLAGHSDADVLVHAIMDALLGAAALGDIGRHFPDTDQRYKGISSIKLLEEVGQLLEQEGYQVGNIDATLMAQEPKMAPFIPQMKINIAETLKISHNKVNIKATTTEKLGFAGRKEGMASEAVCILNKN comes from the coding sequence ATGCCCATGGAAACAAGAGCAGGAATCGGGTACGATGTACACCGATTAGAGAAAGACAGAAGGTTGATTTTAGGCGGGGTGGAGGTTCCTTATGAATTGGGGCTGGCAGGTCATTCTGATGCAGATGTACTGGTTCATGCTATCATGGATGCTTTATTAGGGGCGGCAGCCTTGGGGGATATTGGCCGCCATTTCCCAGATACAGACCAGCGCTACAAAGGCATTTCCAGCATAAAGCTGCTGGAAGAAGTTGGCCAGCTGCTGGAACAAGAAGGCTATCAGGTGGGGAACATCGATGCGACCCTCATGGCACAGGAGCCGAAAATGGCTCCCTTTATTCCACAGATGAAAATAAATATTGCTGAAACTTTAAAAATAAGTCATAATAAAGTGAATATAAAAGCGACGACAACAGAAAAATTGGGCTTTGCCGGACGAAAGGAAGGCATGGCTTCAGAAGCTGTGTGCATATTGAACAAAAATTGA
- a CDS encoding peptidylprolyl isomerase: MKKVVTIEMENGDVMKGELFPEIAPETVKNFETLAKDGFYNGLIFHRVIPGFMIQGGDPTGTGMGGPGHTIKGEFTANGFKNDLKHTKGVLSMARAMNPDSAGSQFFVMVADSPHLDGQYAAFGQITEGLETADKIVAVKRDGSDKPLENQVMKTVTVEDVE, encoded by the coding sequence ATGAAAAAAGTAGTGACCATTGAGATGGAAAACGGTGACGTAATGAAGGGGGAATTGTTTCCGGAAATTGCACCGGAGACGGTAAAAAACTTTGAGACTTTAGCGAAAGATGGGTTTTATAACGGCCTGATCTTTCACCGGGTCATTCCGGGCTTTATGATTCAGGGGGGAGACCCGACAGGAACCGGTATGGGTGGCCCAGGCCACACGATCAAGGGTGAATTCACAGCTAATGGCTTTAAGAACGATTTGAAGCATACGAAGGGCGTTCTATCCATGGCCAGAGCCATGAATCCAGACTCTGCCGGTTCGCAGTTTTTTGTTATGGTGGCAGATTCCCCTCACCTGGATGGGCAGTATGCCGCTTTTGGACAGATTACCGAAGGCCTGGAGACAGCTGATAAAATCGTGGCAGTTAAGAGAGACGGTTCTGACAAGCCTCTGGAAAACCAGGTTATGAAAACGGTTACCGTGGAAGATGTGGAGTAG
- a CDS encoding CarD family transcriptional regulator, protein MYIVGDKVVYPMHGAGVIEKIEEKKILGEIRKYYILKLPCGDMKVMIPVEASGNIGVREIISEEELTEVLNILQEASTTMPSNWNRRNRENMEKLKSGNVLEVAEVVRNLVRMDRLKKLSTGEKKLLTNARQILLSEIILVKDIGQGEANDMIDQAI, encoded by the coding sequence ATGTATATCGTAGGAGATAAGGTCGTATATCCCATGCACGGGGCAGGAGTTATTGAGAAAATAGAAGAAAAGAAAATTTTGGGGGAAATCCGAAAATACTACATCTTAAAACTGCCTTGTGGAGACATGAAGGTAATGATTCCGGTGGAGGCCAGCGGCAACATCGGTGTACGTGAAATTATTTCTGAAGAGGAACTGACAGAAGTCCTGAACATTTTGCAGGAAGCATCTACCACTATGCCTAGCAATTGGAATCGGCGGAACCGGGAGAATATGGAGAAGCTGAAGTCTGGAAACGTGCTGGAGGTAGCAGAGGTCGTGCGAAACCTGGTCCGCATGGACAGGCTGAAGAAACTGTCTACAGGAGAAAAGAAGCTGCTGACCAACGCCAGGCAGATTTTGCTTAGCGAGATTATTCTGGTAAAGGATATTGGTCAGGGGGAGGCCAACGACATGATTGACCAGGCGATATAA
- a CDS encoding proline--tRNA ligase, with product MKLSKMHVKTLREVPNEAEIASHILLLRAGMIKKLVSGVYGFMPLGWRSLRKIEEIIRQEMDAKGGQEILMSAVQPAELWMESGRWSKYGPELWRLKDRNGRDFCLGPTHEEIFTDVVRNDVSSHRQLPLNLYQIQTKYRDEARPRFGLMRSREFIMKDAYSFDKSYEDLDKSYQDMYDAYGEIFTRCGLTFRPVEADTGAIGGSNSHEFTALSEVGESEIAYCESCHMAATTEKALCADAVPSTEAQLPMEEVHTPNTKTIEDVANFLGLDQKQTLKALLFVTYDDEGEENGYVAAFIRGDRELNLIKLVNALNIPEHAIAFADENKMAAATDCVGGFTGPIGLHDCKIVVDSEIPGLKNLCAGACKTDYHLKNVNYGRDYQADIVADIKLLQAGDPCPVCGAAVKHARGIEVGQVFKLGTKYSEAMGAYYKDENQQDQLIVMGCYGIGVTRTLAAIVEQHHDENGIIWPMSVAPYQVVITLVNPEDEIQAEVAEHIYQQLLQARVEVLLDDRKERPGVKFKDADLLGIPVRVTVGRGAAQGQVEYKLRRESEKEEISTEEAIARAIKIVAEER from the coding sequence ATGAAATTATCAAAAATGCATGTAAAAACCTTGCGGGAGGTGCCGAATGAGGCGGAAATTGCCAGTCACATCCTGCTGCTGCGGGCAGGGATGATTAAGAAACTGGTATCCGGGGTCTATGGCTTTATGCCTCTAGGCTGGCGTTCCCTGCGAAAGATTGAAGAAATTATCCGGCAGGAGATGGATGCCAAGGGCGGCCAGGAAATTCTGATGTCCGCTGTGCAGCCGGCAGAGCTGTGGATGGAGTCTGGCAGATGGTCCAAGTATGGACCAGAGCTGTGGCGGTTAAAAGATCGAAACGGTAGAGATTTCTGCCTGGGACCTACCCACGAAGAGATTTTTACAGATGTTGTCCGCAATGACGTCAGCTCCCATCGACAGCTGCCGCTGAATCTATACCAGATTCAGACTAAGTATCGGGACGAAGCCCGTCCTCGGTTCGGCCTGATGCGAAGCCGGGAGTTTATCATGAAGGACGCTTATTCCTTTGATAAATCCTATGAAGACTTGGATAAGAGCTATCAGGATATGTATGATGCCTATGGGGAGATTTTCACTCGCTGCGGCCTGACCTTCCGGCCGGTAGAGGCAGATACAGGCGCCATCGGTGGCAGCAACTCCCACGAATTTACTGCTTTATCGGAAGTTGGAGAAAGCGAAATCGCTTACTGTGAAAGCTGCCATATGGCGGCAACTACGGAAAAGGCCCTGTGTGCTGATGCCGTGCCGTCCACAGAAGCCCAGTTGCCGATGGAGGAGGTTCATACACCGAATACAAAGACCATTGAAGATGTAGCCAATTTTCTGGGGCTGGATCAGAAGCAGACTCTCAAAGCCCTGCTCTTTGTTACCTACGATGATGAGGGCGAGGAAAACGGCTATGTAGCTGCCTTCATTCGAGGAGACCGGGAGCTAAATCTGATTAAGTTGGTCAATGCACTGAATATTCCGGAGCACGCCATTGCTTTCGCTGACGAAAACAAGATGGCGGCAGCCACTGACTGTGTGGGCGGATTTACAGGACCAATCGGTCTTCATGACTGCAAAATCGTAGTAGACAGTGAAATTCCGGGTTTGAAAAATCTGTGTGCAGGAGCCTGCAAAACAGATTACCACTTGAAAAATGTCAACTACGGACGGGATTATCAGGCGGATATTGTAGCAGACATTAAGCTGCTTCAGGCAGGAGACCCCTGCCCAGTGTGCGGAGCAGCTGTGAAGCATGCTCGTGGCATCGAGGTGGGCCAGGTGTTTAAGCTGGGCACCAAGTACAGTGAGGCCATGGGAGCTTATTATAAAGATGAAAACCAGCAAGATCAGCTAATCGTCATGGGCTGTTATGGCATCGGTGTTACTCGTACACTGGCGGCCATCGTCGAGCAGCATCACGATGAAAACGGTATTATTTGGCCGATGTCGGTAGCACCATACCAAGTAGTGATTACGCTTGTTAACCCAGAAGATGAGATTCAGGCTGAAGTGGCAGAACACATCTATCAGCAGTTGTTGCAGGCCAGGGTTGAGGTTCTTTTGGATGATAGAAAAGAGCGGCCTGGGGTAAAGTTTAAAGATGCAGATTTACTCGGCATTCCGGTACGCGTTACGGTGGGCCGGGGAGCTGCCCAAGGCCAGGTGGAATACAAGCTCCGACGGGAAAGTGAAAAAGAGGAGATTTCCACGGAGGAAGCCATCGCCCGAGCTATTAAAATTGTTGCCGAAGAAAGATAG